The DNA window AGGCAGTGCCGGCCCTGGATCTGGGTCTGGATCTCCGGCACGCCGACGCCGTCGAGGAGCAGGTCGCGCTCCTGCCGGAGGTAGTCCATGGTGTTGGCGGCGAACGCCTCCAACTGCACCGACAGCCCCTCGCGGGCGTCGGCCATCGACTTGGCCACCGTCTCGGCGTCCTGCAGGGCGCCGTGCGCGACCGGCTCCTCGCCGACGAAGACCGTGTTGCCCTCGATGCGCACCACGTCGCCCTCGCGGATCTGCTCGAAGACGCTCTCGCCGAGGTCGTCCAGGAGCGGGATGCCGGCCGCGATCAGCACCTCGGGGCCGAGGTTCGGGTAGCGCCCGGACACCGACGGCTTGGCGTTCAGCACGGCGGCGACACCGACGGCCACCAGCGAGTCGGCCGCCACCCGGTCCAGGTCGACGTGGTCGATGACCGCGATGTCGCCCGGGCGGAGCCGGCCGACCAGCCGTTTCGTCCGGCGGTCGAGGCGCGCGGTACCGAGGATCGAGCCCGGTTCCGCGTTCCGGGTCCGGCGCAACGTGGGTAGACGCATCGTGACCATCCTGGCATGTGAGGCAGGTTTTGCTGTCGCGACATGCCTGAGCAGGGCCGCCTACCCAGGGAAGCACACCGGAGCGCACGCCGGTGTGCTTGCGCTCACAATCTCGGGATCAGGGGCGCCTTTCCTTGGCCGCCACCGCCAGGAGCTCCTCGGCATGCGCGATACCCAGATCCGAGTCCGGCAAACCGGCGAGCATCCGGGCCAGCTCGCGGGCCCGCTCGGTGTCCTCCACCACCCGCACGCCGCTCGTGGTGACCGCTCCCCCGGTGTCCTTCGCCACCACCAGGTGCCGGTCGGCGAACGCCGCGACCTGCGGCAGGTGGGTGACCACGAGCACCTGGTGGCTGCGGGCCAGCCGGGCCAGCCGGCGGCCGATCTCCACCGCGGCCTGCCCGCCGACGCCCGCGTCGACCTCGTCGAAGACCAGGGTGGGCGGGCCGCCGGAGCCGGCGAAGACCACCTCGATGGCGAGCATCACCCGGGACAGCTCGCCACCGGAGGCGCCCCGCTGCAACGGCAGCGCCGGAGCGCCCGGGTGGGCGAGCAGCCGCAGCTCCACCTCGTCGGCGCCGTCCGGGCCGACGCCGGCCTCGACCCCGTTGACCGGCAGGCTCGGCTCGGCCCGCCCGGCCGGCCGGGGCAGCACGGCCACGTCGATCCGGGCGTGCGGCATGGCCAGCCCGGCCAGCTCGACGGTGACCTGCTCGGCGAAGCGGACCGCGGCCTCCTGTCGGGAGGTGGAGACCCGGCCGGCCAGGTCGGCCACCTCACCGGCGAGCCGGGCCGCCTCCCGGTCCAGCTCGTCCAGCAGGTCGTCGGAGGTGTTCAGGTCGGACAGTCGGGTGCGGGCCCGCTCGGCCCAGGCGATCACCCCGTCGACGTCGTCGGCGTACTTCCGGGTGAGGCCGCGCAGCGCGGCCCGGCGCTCGTAGACGGTCTGCAGGCGGGCCGGGTCGGCGTCCAGCGCGGCCAGGTAGGTCGACAGCTCGGCGGAGACGTCGGTGACCAGGGTGGCCGCCTCCTCCAGCCGGGCGGCAAGCTCGCCCAGGGCAGGGTCGGTGCCGGCCTGCGCCTCCAGGGTGCGCCGGGCGGTGCCGAGCAGGGCGGTGGCGTCGGGGGTGTCGTCGGCCGCCTCCACGCCGCCGGCCACGCACTGCTGGGCCAGCTGGGCCGCGGTGCGCAGCCCCTCGGCGTGCTCCAGGCGCTGCGCCTCCGCCTTCAGCTCGTCGTCCTCGCCCGGCTGCGGGTCGACCCGGGTGATCTCGTCGAGGCCGAGCCGGAGCAGGTCGGCCTCCTGGTTGCGCTCGCGCGCGTTGCGCCGCCGGTCGGCCAGGTCGTCGACCACCGCCCGCCACCGGGTGTGCGTCTCGCGCAGCGCGTCGAGCAGCTTCTCGTGCTCCGGGCCGGCGAACCGGTCGAGCGCGGCCCGCTGCTCGGCGGGGCGCAGCAGGCGCAGCTGGTCGGACTGGCCGTGCACGGCCACCACCTGCTCGCCGACCTCGCCCAGCATCGACACCGGCATGCCGCGGCCGCCCAGGTGCGCGCGGGACCGGCCCTCGACGGTGACCGTGCGGCTCAGCAGCAGCGAGCCGTCCTCGTCGGGTTCGCCGCCCGCGTCGATGATCCGGGCGTGCACCGTCTCGGCCACCCGGCCGTCCAGGCGCAGCCGGCCCTCCACCACGGCGCGGCCCGGTTGGGCCCGGACCCGGCCGGCGTCGGCCCGGCCGCCGAAGAGCAGACCCAGGCCGGTCACCACCATCGTCTTGCCCGCACCGGTCTCGCCGGTGATGACGTTCATCCCGCCGGTCAGCGGCAGCGTGGTGTCCTCGATGACGCCCAGTCCGGTGATGCGCAGCTCTTCCAGCACAGCACCCGACAGTAGACGCGTCCTCCGACACTTGACCAGCCGGCGCGGTGCCGCTGGCGGGGTCGTACAGTTCTGCCCCGTGCTCGACGTGATCGGCCTGACCCCCGACGAGGAGCGGCTCTACCGCTGCCTCGTGCAGCTCACGACCGCGCGGGTCGACGAGTTGGCCGGGCGGCTGGGCCGCCCGCCCGGGGAGATCCTCGCCCAGCTCGACGCCCTGCGCGGCAAGGGACTGGTGCCGCCGGCCGGGCCGGAGCCCGACGCGCCGCTGCGGCCGCTGGCCCCCGACGTTCCGCTCGGTGAGGCGCTGCTGCGCCGGCAGGCGGCGCTGGAGGCGGCGCGCGCGGCGGTCACCCAGCTCACCGAGGAGTACCGGGCCGGGATGCGGCGGCACAACGCCGACCATCTGGTCGAGGTGATCACCGGGGCGCGGGCGCTGCGCGAGCGCCTGCGCGACCTGCAGAACGGCGCCCGGGACGAGGTGCTCTGGTTCTGCCGGGCCAACCCGCTGGCCATGCCGGGCCAGGAGAACGTCGAGGAGTTCGACGCGCTGGCCCGCGGGGTCCGCTACCGGGCCATCTACGAGCGCGAGATGCTCCTCGAACCGGGCGCCCTGGCCGACGTCGAGCAGGGCGTCCGCGCCGGCGAGCAGGCCCGGGTCCTCGACCGGCTGCCCGTCCGGCTGGCGGTCGTCGACGGCCGGACGGCGGTCTGCCCGCTGGTCCCGGAACGGGGCGGCGGGGAACCGACCGCCGCGGTGATCGGCCGCAGCCAACTGCTCGACGCCCTGGTCGCCCTCTTCGAGAGCCACTGGCTGATGGCGACGCCGGTGAGCTCGTCGGCCGCGCCGGTCGAGGACCGGGCGGCCGGCGGGTACCGGCCGGACGCCGACGAGGTCCGACTGCTGTCGC is part of the Micromonospora halotolerans genome and encodes:
- the recN gene encoding DNA repair protein RecN; protein product: MLEELRITGLGVIEDTTLPLTGGMNVITGETGAGKTMVVTGLGLLFGGRADAGRVRAQPGRAVVEGRLRLDGRVAETVHARIIDAGGEPDEDGSLLLSRTVTVEGRSRAHLGGRGMPVSMLGEVGEQVVAVHGQSDQLRLLRPAEQRAALDRFAGPEHEKLLDALRETHTRWRAVVDDLADRRRNARERNQEADLLRLGLDEITRVDPQPGEDDELKAEAQRLEHAEGLRTAAQLAQQCVAGGVEAADDTPDATALLGTARRTLEAQAGTDPALGELAARLEEAATLVTDVSAELSTYLAALDADPARLQTVYERRAALRGLTRKYADDVDGVIAWAERARTRLSDLNTSDDLLDELDREAARLAGEVADLAGRVSTSRQEAAVRFAEQVTVELAGLAMPHARIDVAVLPRPAGRAEPSLPVNGVEAGVGPDGADEVELRLLAHPGAPALPLQRGASGGELSRVMLAIEVVFAGSGGPPTLVFDEVDAGVGGQAAVEIGRRLARLARSHQVLVVTHLPQVAAFADRHLVVAKDTGGAVTTSGVRVVEDTERARELARMLAGLPDSDLGIAHAEELLAVAAKERRP
- a CDS encoding TrmB family transcriptional regulator gives rise to the protein MLDVIGLTPDEERLYRCLVQLTTARVDELAGRLGRPPGEILAQLDALRGKGLVPPAGPEPDAPLRPLAPDVPLGEALLRRQAALEAARAAVTQLTEEYRAGMRRHNADHLVEVITGARALRERLRDLQNGARDEVLWFCRANPLAMPGQENVEEFDALARGVRYRAIYEREMLLEPGALADVEQGVRAGEQARVLDRLPVRLAVVDGRTAVCPLVPERGGGEPTAAVIGRSQLLDALVALFESHWLMATPVSSSAAPVEDRAAGGYRPDADEVRLLSLFVAGVPDKSIASQLGVSRRTVQRRLADLMTVAGVDTRPGLAYQAARRGWL